A genomic stretch from Leishmania infantum JPCM5 genome chromosome 25 includes:
- the CYPA gene encoding cyclophilin a, which produces MSYTPHYPVVESNPKVWMDIEIGGKPAGRVTMELFKDAVPQTAENFRALCTGEKGFGYANCPFHRVIPDFMCQGGDFTNGNGTGGKSIYGSKFADESFAGKAGKHFGPGTLSMANAGPNTNGSQFFLCTAPTSWLDGKHVVFGQVLEGYDVVKAMEAVGSRSGTTSKPVRVAACGQL; this is translated from the coding sequence ATGTCTTACACGCCGCACTACCCCGTCGTTGAATCCAACCCCAAGGTTTGGATGGACATCGAGATCGGTGGCAAGCCCGCCGGCCGCGTGACGATGGAGCTCTTCAAGGACGCCGTCCCCCAGACGGCCGAGAACTTCCGCGCGTTGTGCACGGGCGAGAAGGGCTTCGGCTACGCCAACTGCCCGTTTCATCGTGTGATCCCGGATTTCATGTGCCAGGGTGGCGACTTCACCAACGGCAACGGCACTGGCGGCAAGTCCATCTACGGCTCCAAGTTTGCCGATGAGTCCTTTGCCGGCAAGGCCGGCAAGCACTTCGGCCCAGGCACGTTGTCGATGGCCAATGCCGGCCCCAACACGAACGGCTCTCAGTTCTTCCTGTGCACAGCGCCCACGAGCTGGCTGGACGGCAAGCATGTCGTGTTCGGCCAGGTGCTGGAGGGCTATGACGTCGTCAAGGCTATGGAGGCcgtcggcagccgcagcggcaccacctcgaAGCCCGTGCGCGTGGCTGCCTGCGGACAGCTTTAA
- a CDS encoding putative protein kinase → MSSSNAQAELGPGGSTHSIELGRLIFQGAESKVYYCSFYGAPALCKHRFVKRYRDPSLDERLRTQRTRREARALERCVKKGIRAPRLLGADYINTFLVMSYEAGPTVKEALDVEHAAYMQQVSKGKSTSAQQQQPQPTPSPSALGNAALSPVTAALLQSIGVVVARLHNANIVHGDLTTSNFICTCDGLAAAVPGADGADALASTSRVLPTAEDIVVLDFGLISEKYSTEERAVDLYVLERAIASTHPYLSAFASDIILEGYRSAADPKKGEEALQRLEAVRARGRKRTMVG, encoded by the coding sequence ATGTCATCGAGCAACGCGCAGGCGGAGCTAGGGCCCGGCGGGAGCACGCACTCCATCGAGCTGGGCCGCCTTATCTTCCAAGGTGCGGAGTCGAAGGTGTACTACTGCAGCTTCTACGGCGCACCGGCTTTATGCAAGCATCGTTTTGTGAAGCGGTACCGTGACCCAAGCCTCGATGAGCGTCTGCGTACGCAGCGTACGCGTCGCGAGGCACGCGCTCTGGAACGTTGCGTGAAGAAGGGCATCCGTGCACCGCGTCTGTTAGGTGCTGACTACATCAACACCTTTCTTGTCATGTCCTATGAGGCTGGCCCAACCgtgaaggaggcgctcgACGTCGAGCACGCCGCCTACATGCAGCAAGTCTCGAAGGGTAAGAGTAcgtctgcgcagcagcaacaaccgCAGCCCACACCGTCGCCCTCGGCGTTGGGCAACGCTGCCCTGTCGCCGGTGACCGCGGCCCTTCTGCAGAGCATTGGTGTCGTGGTGGCGCGGTTGCACAACGCGAACATCGTCCACGGCGACCTCACGACCTCCAACTTCATTTGCACATGCGACGGgctagcggcggcggtaccTGGTGCGGATGGTGCAGATGCCCTCGCGTCGACTTCGCGGGTGCTGCCAACAGCGGAGGACATTGTTGTTCTCGATTTTGGGCTCATCTCCGAGAAGTATAGCACAGAGGAGCGCGCGGTGGACCTCTACGTGCTGGAGCGCGCTATCGCTTCGACCCACCCGTACCTCTCCGCCTTTGCCAGTGACATTATTCTTGAAGGTTatcgcagcgccgctgacccgaagaagggagaagaggcgctgcagcgactggaggcggtgcgcgcgcgtgggcgAAAGCGCACCATGGTCGGCTAG